gcattatgggaaatgtaggatccagtgcTTTTAGCAGTTTGCCCAAACTAAGATATGTAATCTTCTGTTACTCTGAATGTCACCATtcctttttaaatctgtctcaAACTCAAAGGACAATGACCTGTGTATCCCTTTAGCATTCAGCCAAACGCAGGTGAGAACATGAAGGTCTTTAACCTGAGTAAGTCAGGTCAAGTCTCATACCTTCATGTTTGATCCAGTGCTGTGGTGCATTGTAACTTCTGTTCACTAAACGTTGCTTCTACACGAGGTTTGACTCTGAGAGCAGTTAGGATGAGTCATACTAAATGAGCTGAGAGGCCCAGAGAGTTCACATGACTGAAGACAATcagagatgcatttttttttttttgttcaaggcCACTGACAGATATAAAGACAAGCAGCGGTAATTTAACCACCTGAGAGCTAATGAAAGGTGTTCAGTGTTCTTGTTACtactgtagcagcagcagcattgtgaAGATGACGTGTGCAGGTTGTAAATACGACCTTCTCACAAAAGCTTTTCGCTAAAACAAGTGAGTGCACGTTGCTCGTTGAATATATTTGAGTAACCAGGAGAAATAAGGATGTGGATAGCTGTAATATGTCACACTGAGTATTTATTGAACCATTCAAATAGACATAACAaacatatttctctttttcaagGCAAAATGCTAACTAACgtctttaaataaatatgataatcTAGGTCACAGGTAAATCAGCCTCCTGCTGTATTCTGTTCTGGTAAACCATTTTGCCTGAGAGAGATTTAGGATTTGGGTTCCATAAAgtccaaaacataaaaagtgtGCAGCATTTCTTTACTCCCAGACGTGCCATAAAATCCTTGCATTGAAAAATCGTAGTCAGAGATAATCGTCACATTTCTTCTCATGCAAATTAGAGGTACGCGCAGACACCCATCTTCCTGTCTTTAAATATTGTTAACAAGTCAGCATATGGGTCCGCAGCACCAGTCCTCCGGCTAGACAACATGTGGGCCTGTCACTTTCAGCCTGTCTCATTATAGTGAGTGTATAACTTAACATAATAAGGTAGAGATTTAACATTCAATCGCTGTTGTAGCTCCAGTTTACGCATAAAAATTAATCATAACTGTTATTACTATTACACTCTGCTCCGTCTAAAGGGCAAccctttctctgtttgttttcaagcTGCATACCTGCATGATATTTATGGcagctgaaacaattaaaagCAGTCCAGACATCCTTTTCCCCTGCAACTTCCTCCAGATCCTTCCTGGGGGGATTTGCAGGTGTCTCCTGAGCAAAGAGACGCAGCTCCATTAGTACGTCTGGGATCAATGCTgggcttttttgttgttgttcttaaGCAGGCAGCACCgtcaaagtcaaagtttatCATCCAACCCACCTCAACTAGCTCCTCTCTGAACGCTGGGGGTGCAGTGTTTCCACTCCACAGTCTTCCTGACATTTCACATTGTCAGAGAACACAATGCCAACAACCCTGTACTTCACACTCGATCTTCTAAAGTCACTTATTCTCAAATTAAATACTCAGATAAAAAGATTTTGCTCTCATTGGAAAAACACCATGATCGTTAGATCCTGCATGTGGACTCATTAGCGAGGACTGGAGCTGCAGTGCATCCATTCATTCGTGTCTCCAAGGCATGCAGAGGTGCGCGGCCACAAGAAACCTCTTCGGCTCTCCATCCGTGTGTCTCTCTGAACCACAGACGGGGTAGGTCATGCTGCGCAGGTCATTCCAACACATTCTCTAGAAAATGTCTGGCAGTGGGTTTGGGTTGAGATATTTCACCTGGAATACGTCTTCAGAGAAAGCAGGTGAAGCTCTCAGAAGGAAGGGCACTGAGGATCTTTGAAGGAAAATAGTCTATTGCTggcagggaaaacaaacaaaagagagagggcAACCTCTTTCTACACTCTACTGAATGAATGGCTTCTTCCTGCTTCCGTCTCATTCATCGCTCATCAATTATTTGCAGTGTAAGAAACTGGAAATCAGGGAAGTGGCTGGTGAGGCGAAATGGATAATTTAGCTGCATAGATGAGTGGTAATAATATTGTTCTGGGGAACACAAAGAGTGTAGGAGTGTAAGCAACAGGAGGCTACGCAGCTCTGACTTTTATAAGTCAACGGTTTTATAATTTAAATGAGAGGGTGACAGGATGCTTTGGCAAAAGTGAGTGAAGCTAAAGCTGTGCATGGATCaagagtgcagagagagaggcctATGTCAAGATGCGAGCCACCTGGGCCTGAATCTCCGCATCGGTGTGTGAGAGCAGCTGCACCAGTCTGCTGTGGAGCTGAGAGGACTCGTCTAGCATGACCCGGAAGAGGCAGTCCTGTTTCCGTCTCAGTTCATCAGCCACCTGGGCAGAGGGCCTCCAGGACTTTAAGTTCCCTGCAAACGTCAGCAGCCGCAGAAGCACAGCGGGGGCTGTCCGTGcgtcaaacagcagcagaacagatgCTGGTGCCTACAGCAAAGGcagaaaagtttaaataaaatgagGATAATAAATGAGACTTGGACCGTTGTGACTGTGATAGACTGCAAAACTCTTATAAAAAGAAACTTGTCTAGTTACATTGCTAAACTATTTATCTTGTTACAGCATAAAACATTTAAGTCCTGGGCCGCCTGTGAAGATTCCTTACCccagcacacctgattcaaaGAGACTGCATTTCATCCCTTGGTTCTTACCTGAGCTTGAACAATGTCATCCATCATATCTGGATTAGATGAAAGATTCACAAGGACTTTTGCAGCCTGAACCTGTAACACAAATATTGAAAGTGCTTAATTCATTTGTGATGCATTAACAACAGCTCCACTGGCCTCATGTTTTCCAACAAGAGCTACAATTGGTATCAAATGTACCTATACATTAGAATAATGATATaagaataaaataacttttacaGCTTTTGACAGTTGATTTTAGAAAGATGTGCAGAACATCAACCAGGCGGAGCTTGAAAAGATACAGACCTGTAATGCTTCATTGCTCACGACAAGTAGAGAGAGTAAAAGTGTAATAGATTCCTTCAGCAAGTGTTGATGTGTAtctgtgactgacaggttgGTCAGCAGCCTGAGAGCACCGAGCTGAAGGTCAGAATTCACAGGGGACATCTCGATCAGCTCCAACACTTGTGGAACATAAACCTGCAAGACAAGGTGAACGTTTAAGTCAGCAGTAAAAACGATCTCGTCTGCATCAACAGATATGCTGCCATTTGCTGTGCAGTGTACGGCAACATACCTTTATGTGTTCCTGGTTTGGGATATTCATACACAGGTTATTTAAAGCAGTCAGAGTCTGCACTCTGACTTCTGCCGCAGgatcagagaggaaaccagCAATGATATGAATCCCTTCAAATTCTCGTATCAGATtctggaggaaagaaagagaaaaaatacattacattgCTGAAAAGAGATGTTATGAAGGGATTTAGAGGAAATCTAATCGGAGATTTTTAGAttaggttttgttttgtcatacCTGATTCACAGTGAAGGCGGCTGCGTTGCCCAACGTAAGCAGGATCCGACATCTGTCAGAAGGATTACTGCTGGTCTGCAGACACGACAGCAGCATTTTCAAGTGCTGTGGCTCCACGTTGCCAGGTGACTGGTGAATGATGTCATCTGTGGAGCACAGGTCACAATAAGTCATTTAACCAACATTTAATAATATGTATTTGCACTTGAGGGGACTGACTCAATGAATCTAAGGCTCATTATGTGATCATGTTTAGGGGATGGCAGAAGGTACTTTTTGAGGGATTATCTTCAGATATTCACTTCGCTGGGGACAATGACACATCTTTAGATGTAGTTACTGTGAGTATTTAATGAGCTCTATGGTTCTTACCTGATGCAACATCAGGTCGGGGACAGACAACATCCAGTCCAGACACTTTTGCCAGCAGGCTGCCCCGCTGTAGAGTAACCTCACTGGGCTGACTGCTCCTCACAACAGGGCTTTCACTGGTGACACTCTTCTTGATTCTCTTAAAGCTTCCCCCGCTGATTAGTTTGTATATCCCGTAAGAGGCTCCAGCTCCGGCTACTATTCCGAGCAAAGCCTTCATGTTGCCGATCCTGGGAGTGATACTGCCATCccccatgctgctgctgctctgtctttaGCTAAGCTTTGCTAGCAAGCTAACGTTAAGCTACAGATGCCCTGGATCGTTGAGAGTCAAATCGGTTATATCACCAGCTAACTAACTCAGATGTTTAGTTAGCTAGCACTAACGACAACTCATCGAAACCACCACAAAGCCCACCCAAAGTAACTGAGACTGATTCATTGTTCTGAAAACTGGAGAAGTTTGCTGACAAGCCACAGTTGTCAACAATGTTGTGTCCCGTTGTTCCGGACGGTCATTGTTGCCAGATTGGACAGGAAAATAAGTAGACCAATCAGAGCCTATCTAAAAATATGAActataaaatatatatcataaaatatctgaatatatATTATCAGAAAAAGTATCATTGAAATATATAGGCACCTAGTGAGAATAAAGGGCTAAATAACGTTTCGTATTTTAGAAAATATCTCATTAAACGTTACGAAGAGGCGCAAGCTAATACGATTCGTACTACTTTTACTACAACTACTACGATGActtacaacaacaataatgataataataatactactaaTATAATAATACTAATAGGACATGTTTCAGCTTAGTTATAAACCACGAAATTCTGTTTGACGCTGACAGCAGTCAGTTATAAGTCATTGCAAGTCAATCTAATAAACCGCCCAACCTGGCAACTTAGCTCGGAGTGGCCGATCAAATCTTTCTCTGGGTGATGAGCGGGCAGTGTTTAGCCAAAGAAAGCAGCTTAGCTTTTagttaaataatgtttttaaactgttaaCACATACaatatgttaaattaaaaagcCGTATACGTCATAAAATTTACTTTGTACACTATGTTAGATGGTTTAAATCTCGCTGCAGCTCATTAGTTGTCCAACCGTTAAAGTGAGCAGCCGAGTTTTACAGTCCCCTTGTTACCATGGCAACGTAGAACTTTGAAATGGAGCTAGCAAAATCTGACAAACGCTAAAACTCCAGCTAATTGCTCTGTAGCTCGATAACTTTtaacactgacagacatgacATGGCCGCAGCAAACTCAAAGTCTGTTCTGAGCGAGTGCCAGCTGAAATTCTCCCTGCCACAAATATGTAAGGTAGGTTATGTTGTGTAGAAATGTGTTGGTCACGTCATGTGTGTGAAGTTAAGCTAGCTCACGTTTAACGTTGCAAAGAACATGCGCGCAGGGCAGTTTAGTTAATGCACATTATAGTTCACTTTGACTGTTATATCACCAcgagaatatttttttttctgaatgtgaAAAGATAACctctttatttcactttctttgACAACAGGCCTTACTGACAGCCTCATGCCTGTCATGTCCCAGTGACCCCATACAGTTTCTGAAAAACGCCTTCCAGGGACACGGCAGCCTTCAGGATGTTGACTGGTAGGTAGAGCTGCTTTCCTGTGAGATTTCCTTGAGATGAACACTTGGGGGCTCACTTTCTCAAGTTTTAGTTTACTGCTGAGGGTGAAAGTCGTGGAGTGCTACCAAGTACAGCAGTGATGAGCCaaagaaaatctatttttcCCCCTTTTACATTCCATTTTTGAGCCCAGAATGTAAGTCCCTGAGAGGGAATGCTTGTGtaatacaaactaaaacaaacagaaaaaaagttaagtaTTTATATCATATTGCATTTCCAATTGAATCATGTTCTCCCCATTCACTCACAGTTTTTtaattgcccctttaatgagCCATTAATGAAGTATTCTCCAGGGAGATTCAAAGATTTTCCAGACCTTTACCATGATACTTAAAGTGACTTTCAGAGGCAATACCTTCAGGGAGCCTAAGCACCAGTGTCCACATCACTCAGTACCATTTACAGCTCCAAGCATAATCCAATTTAAGATAATATTTTGAtagaaaacatttgatattggtcaatttaaaatgagatttttcCAACTCTGTGAGCAACTTATTTAAATCATACAGTTTTGCTTTGCATACTGTTTTAATGCcaactttattcttttttttaaggctcAAGTTTGTTGCTGATGGAAAACAGCTCACtacaacatttcaaacacatcaGCCTGTGGACACCATCTACATGGATAAAGATGACATCGTGGTACAGTATATTTTAATTATGTGGTCTGTGGTTGTTTAGACTCAAATTGAAattgatttcagtgctttttaaaaaaaaatttaattgcCATTCTGTTCTCCTTTCTAGcagtccttttgtttgttcGAGAAGGCCTACTACTGTTACAGGAAACACTTAACAAGCTCTTGCTTCAGGTACGCCAGCAGTATTAGGGGTCAAGATTAACATGTGGTTTGATTTAAACTGGTGAAGAATTTCTTGAGGGAGAAGGAAGGAACAGCCAGACATTCACCAGTTAGATAGCTATGGTACTTTTTGACTTGTTTAATGAAAGTGTAGCCTATGAGCACTAAATAAAAGCTAAACCAGATAAGCTAAAGACTGTTCTTCATTTTACATAGAGTTCCGAGGATTTTCAAATTGTGATGCATGAATCATGACGAGATAGAAGactgtttaaaatatttaatggaCTTAACTAATTCGATGGTTGAAGAACTGCAGAAATCTGATTTTCCTCCAAGTGGAAGATGGCAACAGATCctgttgaaaacaaaagcaattaaTGCATTTCCAACTTCACTTCATTTGTAAGAGAATTAAGTAatcacaatataaaaataacCCAAATATACAAAAACTGTCAGCAATTACACCAAGAATAAGAATAGCAAAGACAACAACCCCCCAAATTTAAGAGCACAGTAtgagaacaaattaaaaatgtttagcTGTTTCATTTCTAAAGTTTCAAGCTGTAGCTCTGCTTCAGGGCAGgtcagctgcagtgtgacttTTAGATCTAAAAAAGTAGCCATTAACCTCTTGGATCTGTATATTCAGGATCCCAATCAGATAAATGAAGCATACACTAAGAACTGAATGAGAAAATGTAAGTGTTGTTAGTTATAATTCTAATAAAATCATTAGCACACATTAGTTCATGAGCAAAacacttgagttttttttcccccccatacCATTTTTCCTGTGATGATGCTCTTTTAGTCTTCAAATCCTTTTGCATTGTGGGACGCAGCGTTCATGTATTTATGTTGCCTCTGGAAAGGTTTCCATTGGGGTTTTCCAGTTTTGCCTTCATCTAGCTGATATGGTGCATAATGAGTCTTTGATATAGCTGCCTTGCTCCTTGTGTAGCTGTTTCTGGACTTCACCACATATGATTTTACAAATTGTGTTTGAGGGAGAAGCATTTTCGTGTTGCCACCATTCCACCAAACGGCACCGCTCACAGGAAAGCCAGAGACTTTGGACGCAGACAGCGGTTTAGGAGGGCGGTAGACCGTGGACCATGGCTCTTTATTCACATTGGCGGGGCGCCTCTGCAACTTGGTTGGTTGTATGAATGTCTGCTGAAGGCCAGGTCTGGTTGCCATTGCACCTACATAACCACCATTTAGAGGCATTTCTCTTCTCCTCGGGGTAAACATTGAGCTCAAGGCATTTCTTGCCCTATGTATATCAAGAGTTGGAAACCTATCTGAAATTCTATTTTTGATTCCAAAGTTTCTGGACATGACTTTGTTTCCAACTAGTCTTGAAAAGACTGTCTCTGATATAGACGTTGGCGTTAAATTAGTTAGAGAGTTGAGACTTGTATAATCAACTCTGCCTGCAGAGAAAAGCCCTCTCTGGGTTGAATCCAAGCCATCAGAAATTGGAATCAGGCTATTCTCAGTAAGTTGTTTTGGACCCTGAATGACTAGATCCTGCACAGAGGGATCTGATGgctcttctctctcctgagTTCCCTCAGTTAGGATGGAAGGAGGAGTAACACCGACATTTTGGTCTCCCAGATAGCTGTCATTTGTGCTTGAGCCATAATATGAGCTGGGAGGTTTCACAGTAAACACTTGGTGGGACCCGATGGGCTGCTTTTGTTTGAAAGCTTGATTCTTATCATGTGGGCTGCTTGTTTGAACACCCACATGACCACCTCCACTCTGTGGTGCAAGGTTAGCAGAGCTTGAAGAAGCAGAACCACTAGTTACAGGGAGGTGGGAGATAGGAGTGTAGTTTATATCATTTGATTTCATGCCATCAGTGGGTTGATTCGGCTGAAATGATGGGGctggtctctctctgtgttttggtcCATATTTTGGGATGTCGTGTTGACCACGTCGTGCATTGACATATATACTTTTGCCATAAGAAGCCAAAGATGGGGGCTCTGGTGCAGACAGGAAACTGGTTGGAGTCCCTCCTCCTTGCTCCTCACCAAGTTCAAAGCCACCAGATGGTTTCTGCTGATACCCTGTTAAAGAGTCTTTTCTGTGAAATGTATATGTTGGTTCTTGGATATTTTTCTCATAAGTTAGAGGTGGAGAAACCAGGCTGAAATATTTAGATGGTCTCATTGGAGGGCTGGCAGAAGATGCTGTCCCATGGTTGCTTCCATCTTGTCCAAGGAATGAGCCATCATGGTTGAAATTTCCGTAATTACTTGAAACAtgctctgtggctgcagagagagggtGTGGGTAGAAAGCAGAGCGCGGACCCGCGTCTTGGTTGTCATAAACACTGGTAGGAACCATGCTGACAGTGGAGTCGACAGGATAGGCGACAGATTGGCTTTCACTTGGCATTTGGTAGTTGGCACCCTGTTCACTTTGTTCAAGCACTGCATTCGTAGGTTTATTCTGGACATTTTCACTGCCGTCATAATGGGCTGTGCCTTCTTTTGCAGAATCAGACTTATAGCCAGTGTCAAACACTCCCCTGTCAACCATAATTTCTTGTGCAGTTTGAAAGTGTCCTCTCAAGTCACTTCCTGGCATTAAAAAGgagcttttcattttgtctatAAACAGTTTGAAATCTTTGATTGTTGGGAAAGCTACACCCTCCTTAGCCTTCTGTTGTGAATTCTTCACTAAAAGGCCAAAAGGCTGTTGAGAACCAGAACTTTGAGGATCATATTTCAGAACAGAGGGGATAAGTGGAAACTTGTCTGGCTCATGTTCCGAGTCTGGTTTGCTTTGCACCATCCCATCACTGAGGCTAGTGACAGAGCTAGCATCCTCACTGTAGTCATGGTGGACTGGTTCCTgctgaagagaaacaaagctTTCGTGTCTCATCTCGTCGCTTGGATCAAATGAGTCCTGGTTTAAAGACGCTTCAGAATTGAACTGGTTTGATGTTTGTATACCAAAAACACCTGCATTGCTACTGTATCCATCATCATTAAGAGAGTAGCCATGTGCAATATTGTAACCTatcaaggggggaaaaaatagatATAAGATTTAATTATGATGGTTGAATTGGTCAGGAATGAAATAGAAGTTCTTACCTttttgaggaggaaaacaatTGCAGCTCCATAACAACAGAGTGCAAAGCCAAGAAACCCTGGAAAACAAGAACGttagagaaaaaagaaaaaaagcaacaatgaCTAGATTTATCCAGAAATACACTCATATTTTACTCACCCAGATGGAAGAATCATGTCAGTGAgttcagcacagcagcagcagcagcacactgttgATTAAAAGTAGCAACCTTGATAATAATCAATCTGTCGTTTCATTGCCTTGAAAGTTTGAGGGCAAGGAATGATAAGAGACATTCAAGGAAACTTTTCAGATTCTGCCCACACTGATTGCAATTAGGTGATTGTAGACAGCTGGTGCTGTGTGAAAATCAAGTGGAGCCTTCACTTACAGGGCTGCAATATCATGAGAAGCA
This sequence is a window from Acanthopagrus latus isolate v.2019 chromosome 8, fAcaLat1.1, whole genome shotgun sequence. Protein-coding genes within it:
- the armc10 gene encoding armadillo repeat-containing protein 10; the encoded protein is MGDGSITPRIGNMKALLGIVAGAGASYGIYKLISGGSFKRIKKSVTSESPVVRSSQPSEVTLQRGSLLAKVSGLDVVCPRPDVASDDIIHQSPGNVEPQHLKMLLSCLQTSSNPSDRCRILLTLGNAAAFTVNQNLIREFEGIHIIAGFLSDPAAEVRVQTLTALNNLCMNIPNQEHIKVYVPQVLELIEMSPVNSDLQLGALRLLTNLSVTDTHQHLLKESITLLLSLLVVSNEALQVQAAKVLVNLSSNPDMMDDIVQAQAPASVLLLFDARTAPAVLLRLLTFAGNLKSWRPSAQVADELRRKQDCLFRVMLDESSQLHSRLVQLLSHTDAEIQAQVARILT
- the LOC119023755 gene encoding uncharacterized protein LOC119023755, with protein sequence MILPSGVSWLCTLLLWSCNCFPPQKGYNIAHGYSLNDDGYSSNAGVFGIQTSNQFNSEASLNQDSFDPSDEMRHESFVSLQQEPVHHDYSEDASSVTSLSDGMVQSKPDSEHEPDKFPLIPSVLKYDPQSSGSQQPFGLLVKNSQQKAKEGVAFPTIKDFKLFIDKMKSSFLMPGSDLRGHFQTAQEIMVDRGVFDTGYKSDSAKEGTAHYDGSENVQNKPTNAVLEQSEQGANYQMPSESQSVAYPVDSTVSMVPTSVYDNQDAGPRSAFYPHPLSAATEHVSSNYGNFNHDGSFLGQDGSNHGTASSASPPMRPSKYFSLVSPPLTYEKNIQEPTYTFHRKDSLTGYQQKPSGGFELGEEQGGGTPTSFLSAPEPPSLASYGKSIYVNARRGQHDIPKYGPKHRERPAPSFQPNQPTDGMKSNDINYTPISHLPVTSGSASSSSANLAPQSGGGHVGVQTSSPHDKNQAFKQKQPIGSHQVFTVKPPSSYYGSSTNDSYLGDQNVGVTPPSILTEGTQEREEPSDPSVQDLVIQGPKQLTENSLIPISDGLDSTQRGLFSAGRVDYTSLNSLTNLTPTSISETVFSRLVGNKVMSRNFGIKNRISDRFPTLDIHRARNALSSMFTPRRREMPLNGGYVGAMATRPGLQQTFIQPTKLQRRPANVNKEPWSTVYRPPKPLSASKVSGFPVSGAVWWNGGNTKMLLPQTQFVKSYVVKSRNSYTRSKAAISKTHYAPYQLDEGKTGKPQWKPFQRQHKYMNAASHNAKGFED